In one window of Eggerthella guodeyinii DNA:
- a CDS encoding MFS transporter produces the protein MSTPSNAPDIDNNRGPVAAVGGRRLPRRWLAAVVAVWAGFAFTSFASMAANYAAVWYVTETTGSPLALAVVYVCAFLPVGLLAPLGGVVADRFNRKTVIIVCDLFIAAIALVVGVAIAVGHVSFPLVLVMATACGVAQAFRTPSFNATMPLLVPEKHLLRVNALDNLLSSISMICAPALGIFLYTTLGFQAVMFVDVAGALLSVLAMLAASVPTIVAHDVANQSALQNVKSGWRELSAAKGLPVVVLCVVLGMMAYGPLDSILPLMVSSHFNGNGYMASLVTAVFGIGMLAGSAALMVRGGSTWLARIIAVAAIVVGLATMVAGMLPTGMFTVFVIAIGVMAMACAGFNGPLMTLMQKNVDEEKLGRVMGLLSAFMGLGIPLGTAIGGAVAQGIGVTSFFVADGAVILALGAALLLMPSVRALDARTNALAAAQPAADAADAEAVAAE, from the coding sequence ATGAGCACGCCATCGAACGCACCCGACATCGACAACAACCGCGGACCCGTCGCCGCCGTGGGCGGCCGACGACTGCCGCGCCGCTGGCTGGCGGCGGTCGTCGCGGTGTGGGCGGGCTTCGCCTTCACCAGCTTCGCCAGCATGGCCGCGAACTACGCCGCCGTGTGGTATGTCACCGAAACCACCGGCAGCCCGCTCGCGCTGGCCGTCGTGTACGTGTGCGCTTTCCTGCCCGTCGGTTTGCTGGCGCCGCTCGGCGGCGTGGTGGCCGACCGCTTCAACCGTAAAACCGTCATCATCGTCTGCGACCTCTTCATCGCCGCCATAGCGCTGGTCGTGGGCGTGGCCATCGCCGTCGGGCACGTGTCGTTCCCGCTCGTGCTGGTCATGGCCACGGCGTGCGGCGTGGCGCAGGCGTTCCGCACGCCCTCGTTCAACGCCACCATGCCGCTGCTCGTCCCCGAGAAGCACCTGCTGCGCGTCAACGCGCTGGACAACCTGTTGAGCAGCATCTCGATGATCTGCGCGCCCGCGCTCGGCATCTTCCTGTACACCACCCTCGGGTTCCAGGCGGTCATGTTCGTCGACGTCGCCGGCGCGCTGCTGTCGGTGCTCGCCATGCTGGCCGCCAGCGTCCCCACGATCGTCGCGCACGACGTGGCCAACCAAAGCGCGCTGCAGAACGTGAAGTCGGGGTGGCGCGAGCTGTCGGCGGCCAAGGGGCTGCCGGTCGTGGTGCTGTGCGTCGTGCTGGGCATGATGGCGTACGGGCCGCTCGACTCCATCCTGCCGCTCATGGTGTCGTCGCACTTCAACGGCAACGGATACATGGCCTCGCTCGTGACGGCCGTGTTCGGCATCGGCATGTTGGCCGGCTCGGCAGCGCTCATGGTACGCGGCGGCAGCACCTGGCTCGCCCGCATCATCGCCGTCGCCGCCATCGTGGTGGGGCTGGCCACCATGGTTGCGGGCATGCTGCCCACCGGCATGTTCACCGTGTTCGTGATCGCCATCGGCGTGATGGCCATGGCGTGCGCCGGCTTCAACGGGCCGCTCATGACGCTCATGCAGAAGAACGTGGACGAGGAGAAGCTCGGGCGCGTGATGGGGCTGCTGTCGGCGTTCATGGGGCTGGGCATACCGCTGGGAACCGCCATCGGCGGCGCGGTGGCCCAGGGCATCGGCGTGACGAGCTTCTTCGTGGCGGACGGCGCGGTCATCCTGGCGCTGGGCGCGGCGCTGCTGCTCATGCCGAGCGTGCGGGCGCTCGACGCGCGCACGAACGCCCTGGCCGCCGCGCAACCCGCAGCCGACGCCGCCGACGCGGAAGCGGTTGCCGCCGAGTAG
- a CDS encoding leucine-rich repeat protein, whose amino-acid sequence MPMGDLVFFDVETPIDNLIVQVHKNEPMLDIAEVDVVDAARAVDGEVWSPQLPAYRAWASHGADEGTDGDLLVVGSLGMGLTDEEREALLAQATERERRAAKAREEGAKPEAVDLRGALGVRRDEDGYAIVAVDLRRFAAAVGRSEGLVVALPAHLEGVPVVRIAAEAFARRFVQGVGVRLLAIPDTVERIGANAFLALSVQRIHLGAGVRILGEQPCDLAGVSPRLRRREYSVDARNGRFSARDGNLFADGGASLLFLASPYDERIELPAGVERIGAAAFAAGCEPPSVVSCPATLARVDAKGWDDAVWLCPPEALAHRPLAARGVRLAGPRAVEREGCWYDFDDAGAVLVAGPPAPTSVSKRFAAAAAVRAATLRGQSAVAQAPSPGQVAHVAAHSAAPEDVLVLPRAVEGRPLVRIGVRALPYAPASLVVADTVRVVERDNACRNAKRLALPEGLEVIGAHCFCSRVLEGPVSIPASVRSIGEGSFEYAVCRLEHTGTIVHVSADQLLTCFVADASDGVPFDYGCYDDLLRSGKNLPDKLGAVLHRLTVPYRLEDATRAALVAYLRDCERAAQERVAQEGDRAMVEALVRDGFIDERTFDRQIELLRACNRTDCVLYLMEQHRAQTKPTSAKERFAL is encoded by the coding sequence ATGCCTATGGGTGATCTGGTGTTCTTCGATGTGGAAACCCCTATCGACAATCTTATTGTGCAAGTGCATAAAAACGAGCCGATGCTGGACATCGCCGAAGTCGACGTGGTGGACGCGGCGCGGGCCGTGGACGGCGAGGTGTGGTCGCCGCAGCTTCCGGCCTATCGGGCGTGGGCGTCGCACGGTGCCGACGAGGGAACCGACGGCGACCTGCTGGTGGTGGGATCGCTGGGGATGGGCCTGACGGACGAGGAGCGCGAGGCGCTGCTTGCCCAGGCCACCGAGCGGGAACGCCGTGCAGCGAAGGCGCGGGAGGAGGGGGCGAAGCCGGAGGCGGTCGACCTGCGCGGGGCGCTCGGCGTGCGCCGCGACGAGGACGGCTACGCCATCGTCGCCGTGGACCTCCGACGCTTCGCAGCGGCCGTCGGGCGAAGCGAGGGGCTCGTGGTGGCGCTGCCTGCGCATCTGGAAGGCGTGCCGGTGGTGCGCATCGCGGCCGAGGCATTCGCACGCCGTTTTGTGCAGGGCGTCGGGGTGCGGCTGCTCGCGATTCCCGACACGGTGGAGCGTATCGGCGCGAACGCGTTTTTGGCGCTGTCGGTGCAGCGCATCCATCTGGGGGCGGGCGTGCGCATTCTGGGCGAGCAGCCATGCGACCTCGCCGGCGTGTCGCCGCGCCTCAGGCGACGCGAGTATTCCGTCGACGCGCGCAACGGGCGGTTCTCCGCGCGCGACGGCAACCTGTTCGCCGATGGCGGGGCGTCGCTGCTGTTCCTGGCTTCGCCGTACGACGAGCGCATCGAGCTGCCGGCGGGGGTCGAGCGCATCGGCGCGGCGGCGTTCGCCGCCGGGTGCGAGCCCCCTTCGGTGGTGTCGTGCCCGGCGACGCTCGCGCGCGTGGACGCGAAGGGATGGGACGACGCCGTGTGGCTGTGCCCGCCCGAAGCGTTGGCGCACCGCCCGCTCGCGGCGCGCGGCGTGCGGCTGGCGGGGCCGCGCGCGGTGGAGCGCGAAGGGTGCTGGTACGACTTCGACGACGCGGGCGCGGTGCTGGTGGCCGGGCCGCCCGCGCCCACCTCGGTGTCGAAGCGGTTCGCGGCCGCCGCGGCCGTGCGCGCGGCGACCTTGCGCGGGCAGAGCGCGGTGGCGCAGGCGCCGTCGCCGGGGCAGGTGGCGCACGTGGCCGCGCATTCGGCTGCGCCGGAGGATGTGCTCGTGCTGCCGCGCGCGGTGGAGGGGCGGCCGCTCGTGCGCATCGGCGTGCGCGCGCTGCCGTACGCTCCCGCTTCGCTCGTGGTGGCCGATACCGTGCGCGTCGTCGAGCGCGACAACGCGTGCCGCAACGCGAAGCGGCTCGCGCTTCCTGAGGGGCTCGAGGTCATCGGCGCGCACTGCTTCTGCTCGCGCGTCCTCGAAGGGCCCGTGTCCATCCCGGCCAGCGTGCGCTCCATCGGGGAGGGCAGCTTCGAATACGCGGTGTGCCGCCTCGAGCATACGGGGACGATCGTGCACGTATCCGCCGATCAGCTGCTCACGTGTTTCGTGGCGGACGCTTCCGACGGCGTGCCGTTCGACTACGGTTGCTACGACGACCTGCTGCGCTCGGGAAAGAACCTGCCGGACAAGCTGGGCGCGGTGCTGCATCGGCTGACCGTGCCGTACCGCTTGGAGGACGCGACGCGCGCGGCGTTGGTGGCGTACCTGCGCGACTGCGAGCGCGCAGCTCAGGAGCGGGTGGCCCAGGAGGGCGACCGGGCGATGGTGGAGGCGCTCGTGCGGGACGGCTTCATCGACGAGCGCACGTTCGATCGGCAGATCGAGCTGCTGCGCGCCTGCAACCGAACCGACTGCGTGCTCTATCTCATGGAGCAGCACCGCGCCCAGACCAAGCCGACGAGCGCGAAGGAGCGGTTCGCCCTGTAG
- a CDS encoding vWA domain-containing protein yields the protein MASDAAEPLARQALDLAKNALLVNLRFMNAAFARLHPFPIAGATLATDGTHLRYDPAALARLYAAEPAELTRAYLHIVLHNVFLHLYPGPHVDAARWDAACDIVVERTIAELDLPATRTVRAARQQAVLARIDAALPLATAETVYRYLQDEGFTEAELAELRAPFYVDDHDPWYRLTAAEGEDGGDTEEGHRAEEQDDGASTAPASGPAENGTDAELPPDAARAKRSHASHRGMDPDDITQKEAPENAKPSVGERFADTVNLDRSREQWKNAALEMGVQLDAYAKLWGMKGANLAMNLRAVTREKQDYREFLRKFARMGEQIRVNDDEFDYVYYCYGLERYGNLPLIEPLEYVEEKRIRDFVIAIDTSASTKDGLVRRFIEKTYAVLEQETSFFADMNVLIVQCDAAITDVARIANLRDLDDYLDDLEIKGLGGTDFRPVFAYVDDAVERGDLTNLGGLIYFTDGQGTYPARKPDYDTAFVFVDDASAAASPHVPAWAMKVELDETVILDDAPHAASRPRPR from the coding sequence ATGGCGTCCGATGCCGCCGAGCCGCTTGCCCGCCAAGCCCTCGACCTTGCGAAAAACGCGTTGCTCGTGAACCTGCGCTTCATGAACGCAGCGTTCGCGCGCCTGCATCCCTTCCCCATCGCGGGCGCCACGTTGGCCACCGACGGCACGCACCTCCGCTACGATCCCGCCGCGCTCGCGCGCCTCTACGCCGCCGAGCCGGCCGAGCTCACCCGGGCCTACCTCCACATCGTGCTGCACAACGTGTTCCTGCACCTCTACCCTGGGCCGCACGTGGACGCCGCACGCTGGGACGCGGCCTGCGACATCGTGGTGGAGCGCACCATCGCCGAGCTCGACCTGCCCGCCACCCGCACCGTGCGCGCCGCGCGCCAGCAAGCCGTCCTCGCCCGCATCGATGCGGCGTTACCGCTGGCCACCGCCGAAACCGTCTACCGCTACCTGCAGGACGAGGGCTTCACCGAGGCGGAGCTGGCCGAACTGCGCGCGCCGTTCTACGTGGACGACCACGATCCCTGGTACCGCCTGACGGCCGCCGAGGGCGAAGATGGCGGCGATACCGAGGAGGGACACCGCGCCGAGGAGCAGGACGACGGCGCATCCACGGCGCCCGCGTCGGGCCCCGCCGAGAACGGCACCGATGCCGAGCTGCCGCCCGACGCGGCCCGCGCCAAGCGCAGCCACGCCTCGCATCGCGGCATGGATCCGGACGACATCACGCAAAAGGAAGCGCCCGAGAACGCCAAGCCCTCCGTGGGCGAACGGTTCGCCGACACGGTGAACCTCGACCGTTCGCGCGAGCAGTGGAAGAACGCCGCGCTCGAGATGGGCGTGCAGCTGGACGCGTACGCGAAGCTGTGGGGCATGAAGGGCGCGAACCTCGCCATGAACCTGCGCGCCGTCACGCGCGAGAAGCAGGACTACCGCGAATTCCTGCGCAAATTCGCCCGCATGGGCGAGCAGATCCGCGTGAACGACGACGAGTTCGATTACGTCTACTATTGTTACGGCCTCGAGCGCTACGGCAACCTCCCGCTCATCGAGCCGCTCGAGTACGTGGAGGAGAAGCGCATCCGCGACTTCGTCATCGCCATCGACACCTCGGCCTCGACGAAGGACGGCCTCGTGCGCCGTTTCATCGAGAAGACGTACGCCGTCCTCGAGCAGGAGACGAGCTTCTTCGCCGACATGAACGTGCTCATCGTGCAGTGCGACGCCGCCATCACGGACGTCGCGCGCATCGCGAACCTGCGCGATTTGGACGACTACCTGGACGACCTCGAGATCAAGGGGCTGGGCGGCACCGACTTCCGCCCCGTCTTCGCCTACGTGGACGACGCCGTGGAGCGCGGCGACCTCACGAACCTCGGCGGCCTCATCTACTTCACCGACGGCCAGGGCACCTACCCCGCCCGCAAGCCCGACTACGATACCGCGTTCGTCTTCGTCGACGACGCGTCCGCCGCCGCCAGCCCCCACGTTCCCGCGTGGGCCATGAAGGTGGAACTCGACGAAACCGTCATATTGGACGACGCCCCGCACGCGGCGAGCAGGCCGCGCCCACGCTAG
- a CDS encoding AAA family ATPase yields the protein MDIRQAKQQIKNAMVAYFSKDEFGNYRLPTERQRPVFLLGAPGIGKTAIMEQIAQDLDVGFVSYSMTHHTRQSALGLPFIAKKTYDGVEYDVSEYTMSEIIAAVYDAMETTGKREGILFLDEINCVSETLTPAMLQFLQYKIFGRHRVPDGWIVVTAGNPPEYNRTAHDFDIATWDRLKRIDVEPDFAAWRDFAVETGVHPAVLTYLDIERDHFYRVETTVDGKSFVTARGWDDLSAMMKLYEERDIPVDELLIGQYVQNAEIAKRFSVYYDLFTKYRADYQIDRILAGEADASVLDRAREAAFDERVSLMGLITDALGSRLRDAVLEERAVAFMHGRLAAMRDALEGDDANALPLLREEAASLQARLTTERKAGLLSDEKYVAYERTLALIDRALRCDAAGGGVPFSRVKELFAQQVDALDARIAATSSALDNAFRFVEDAFGGGQEMLLLVTDLSVNRYGMAFINDHGCERYFAHNENLLFYERGSDLVDRINRLDLTEENA from the coding sequence ATGGATATCCGTCAGGCAAAGCAGCAGATCAAAAACGCGATGGTCGCTTACTTCTCGAAGGACGAGTTCGGCAACTACCGCCTGCCCACCGAGCGGCAGCGGCCCGTGTTCCTGCTGGGCGCGCCCGGCATCGGCAAGACGGCCATCATGGAGCAGATCGCGCAGGACCTCGACGTGGGGTTCGTGTCGTACTCGATGACGCACCACACGCGCCAAAGCGCGCTCGGCCTGCCGTTCATCGCGAAGAAGACGTACGACGGCGTGGAATACGACGTGTCCGAGTACACGATGAGCGAGATCATCGCCGCCGTGTACGACGCCATGGAAACCACCGGCAAGCGCGAGGGCATCCTGTTCCTCGACGAGATCAACTGCGTGTCGGAAACGCTGACGCCCGCGATGCTGCAGTTCCTGCAATACAAGATCTTCGGACGCCACCGCGTGCCGGACGGCTGGATCGTGGTGACGGCCGGCAACCCGCCCGAGTACAACCGCACGGCGCACGATTTCGACATCGCCACCTGGGACCGCCTCAAGCGCATCGACGTGGAGCCCGACTTCGCCGCCTGGCGCGACTTCGCCGTGGAGACGGGCGTGCACCCCGCCGTGCTCACCTACCTCGACATCGAGCGCGATCACTTCTACCGCGTGGAGACCACCGTGGACGGAAAGTCGTTCGTCACGGCGCGCGGTTGGGACGACCTCTCGGCCATGATGAAGCTCTACGAGGAGCGCGACATTCCCGTGGACGAGCTGCTGATCGGCCAATACGTGCAGAACGCCGAGATCGCGAAGCGGTTCAGCGTGTACTACGACCTGTTCACGAAGTACCGCGCCGACTACCAGATCGACCGCATCCTGGCCGGCGAGGCCGACGCCTCCGTGCTCGACCGCGCCCGCGAGGCCGCCTTCGACGAGCGCGTCTCGCTCATGGGCCTCATCACCGACGCCCTCGGCAGCCGCCTGCGCGACGCCGTGCTGGAGGAGCGCGCCGTGGCGTTCATGCACGGGAGGCTGGCCGCGATGCGCGACGCGCTCGAAGGCGATGATGCGAACGCGTTGCCCCTCCTGCGCGAAGAAGCCGCCTCGCTGCAGGCGCGGCTGACCACCGAGCGCAAAGCGGGGCTGCTGTCGGATGAGAAGTACGTGGCGTACGAGCGCACGCTCGCGCTGATCGACCGCGCGCTGCGCTGCGACGCGGCGGGTGGCGGCGTGCCGTTCTCGCGCGTCAAAGAGCTGTTCGCCCAGCAAGTCGACGCGCTCGACGCGCGCATCGCAGCCACCTCGAGCGCGCTCGACAACGCCTTCCGCTTCGTCGAGGACGCGTTCGGCGGCGGCCAGGAGATGCTGTTGCTCGTCACCGACCTGTCCGTCAACCGCTACGGTATGGCCTTCATCAACGACCACGGCTGCGAGCGCTACTTCGCCCACAACGAGAACCTCCTGTTCTACGAACGAGGCTCCGACCTGGTCGACCGCATCAACCGCCTCGATCTGACGGAAGAAAACGCTTGA
- a CDS encoding DUF1016 N-terminal domain-containing protein: protein MEQIYDPTPDEAVYQSVRNTLEIAEAQGDRAEYGKHLMEYLSERLTTEFGKGFTERNLRAMRQLYLAFPIRHTLCAELSWSHYRLIIRIEDPIRRDFYVRSAVKERSMHPA, encoded by the coding sequence GTGGAGCAGATTTACGACCCTACCCCGGATGAAGCCGTCTATCAATCCGTTCGCAACACGCTCGAAATCGCCGAAGCGCAGGGGGATCGCGCCGAATACGGCAAGCATCTGATGGAGTATCTGTCAGAGCGGCTGACAACCGAGTTCGGCAAGGGGTTTACGGAGAGAAACCTTCGCGCCATGCGGCAACTGTATCTGGCCTTCCCAATTCGGCACACACTGTGTGCCGAATTGAGCTGGTCGCATTATCGCCTGATCATCCGTATAGAAGACCCTATTCGTCGCGACTTTTACGTACGTTCCGCCGTCAAGGAGCGCTCAATGCACCCAGCCTGA
- a CDS encoding MerR family transcriptional regulator codes for MIAIEGRRLLMEREREGDGYTVHELAALSGCTVRTLHHYDELGLVRARRAANGYRRYGPAEVDRLQQVLLYRECDMPLADIGRLLDDPAFDARDALAGHLHELHARKERLDGLIASVEKTLACMEGSTVMEDQEKFEAFKQGLVDENERRYGEEVRERWSDDAADASNAKLMGMSVERYRQTQELEQGVKDALRAAMEAGDPAGEDAHRAADLHRQWLCAFWKDGTYSKAAHEGLAEMYVADDRFKAYYEAVAPGAAEFLRDAIRAYCA; via the coding sequence ATGATCGCGATCGAAGGAAGGAGGCTGCTCATGGAGCGCGAGCGGGAAGGCGACGGCTACACGGTGCACGAGCTGGCTGCGTTGTCGGGATGCACGGTGCGCACGCTGCACCACTACGACGAGCTGGGGCTGGTGAGGGCGCGGCGCGCGGCGAACGGGTACCGTCGCTACGGGCCCGCCGAGGTGGACCGGCTGCAGCAGGTGCTGCTGTATCGCGAATGCGATATGCCGCTGGCCGACATCGGTCGGCTGCTGGACGACCCGGCGTTCGACGCGCGCGATGCGCTGGCCGGTCATCTGCACGAGCTGCATGCGCGCAAGGAGCGCCTCGACGGATTGATTGCGAGCGTGGAGAAAACGCTCGCCTGTATGGAAGGTTCCACCGTCATGGAAGACCAGGAAAAATTCGAGGCTTTCAAGCAGGGCCTCGTCGACGAGAACGAGCGGCGGTACGGCGAAGAGGTGCGCGAGCGCTGGAGCGACGACGCCGCCGACGCGAGCAACGCGAAGCTCATGGGCATGAGCGTGGAGCGGTACCGCCAAACCCAGGAGCTTGAGCAGGGCGTCAAGGACGCGCTGCGAGCGGCGATGGAGGCGGGCGATCCGGCGGGCGAGGATGCGCACCGCGCGGCCGACCTGCATCGCCAATGGCTGTGCGCCTTCTGGAAGGACGGCACGTACTCGAAGGCTGCCCACGAGGGCCTCGCCGAGATGTACGTGGCCGACGACCGCTTCAAGGCCTACTACGAGGCCGTCGCGCCCGGCGCCGCCGAATTCCTCCGCGACGCCATCCGCGCCTACTGCGCGTAA
- a CDS encoding NAD(P)H-dependent oxidoreductase, giving the protein MTVRRVLLLCGSPRPSGSNSAALLNGLRDRLDGRAETTLCRAADVLKESRGPSAAEVLAFDAAVLAFPLYVDGVPASLYDPLEAIGRAAANDPGAARTLRFHAIANNGFYEARQNAVALDMLGSWCDACGIARGRSLALGAGEMAQAAPIGRGPLTSLGKALDWLADDVTEGRPGEPLFVEPDFPRALYQLAGHAQWKRQAKANGLKPKELLWRG; this is encoded by the coding sequence ATGACGGTGCGCAGGGTGCTCTTGCTGTGCGGCAGCCCGCGGCCGAGCGGCAGCAACTCAGCCGCCCTGCTGAACGGGCTGCGGGACAGGTTGGACGGCCGCGCGGAGACGACGCTCTGCCGGGCTGCGGACGTGCTTAAGGAGTCGCGCGGGCCGTCGGCGGCGGAGGTGCTCGCCTTCGACGCGGCGGTGCTCGCGTTCCCGCTGTACGTGGACGGCGTTCCGGCCAGCTTGTACGATCCGCTCGAGGCGATCGGGCGGGCGGCGGCGAACGATCCGGGGGCGGCGCGCACGCTGCGGTTCCACGCGATCGCGAACAACGGCTTCTACGAGGCGCGGCAGAACGCCGTGGCGCTCGATATGCTGGGGAGCTGGTGCGACGCGTGCGGCATCGCGCGCGGTCGCTCGCTCGCGCTGGGCGCGGGCGAGATGGCGCAGGCGGCGCCCATCGGCCGCGGGCCGCTGACCAGCCTGGGGAAGGCGCTCGACTGGCTGGCGGACGACGTCACGGAAGGCCGTCCGGGCGAGCCGCTGTTCGTCGAGCCCGATTTCCCCCGCGCCCTCTACCAGCTGGCCGGCCACGCCCAATGGAAGCGCCAGGCGAAAGCCAACGGCCTCAAGCCGAAGGAACTGCTGTGGCGCGGGTAG
- a CDS encoding flavodoxin family protein, producing MSGRLIVYDAGERDAGEFARGFGADDALFSATPPVKTCVGCFGCWVKTPARCVIADRAVDIPALFARSDEVVVVSPLAWGGYSRNVKAVLDRSIGYLLPFFRTVDGEMHHRMRHDHAFAFAVHFYGEAAPTVRENARRLVEANAVNLGARSVDVRFHEGIAAAKEAVL from the coding sequence ATGAGCGGGCGGTTGATCGTGTACGATGCGGGCGAGCGGGATGCAGGGGAGTTCGCGCGCGGCTTCGGGGCCGACGACGCGTTGTTCTCGGCGACGCCCCCGGTGAAGACGTGCGTGGGCTGCTTCGGCTGCTGGGTGAAGACGCCGGCCCGCTGCGTGATCGCCGACCGGGCCGTCGACATCCCCGCGCTGTTCGCGCGCAGCGACGAGGTGGTCGTCGTCAGCCCGCTCGCCTGGGGCGGCTACTCGCGCAACGTGAAGGCGGTGCTCGATCGCTCGATCGGCTACCTGTTGCCGTTCTTCCGCACGGTGGACGGCGAGATGCACCATCGCATGCGCCACGACCACGCCTTCGCCTTCGCCGTGCATTTTTACGGCGAAGCAGCGCCGACCGTGCGGGAGAACGCGCGGCGCCTCGTGGAGGCGAACGCCGTGAACCTGGGCGCGCGCAGCGTCGACGTGCGGTTTCACGAGGGGATCGCGGCGGCGAAGGAGGCCGTGCTATGA
- a CDS encoding 4Fe-4S binding protein: protein MFHVKHAAAACDAAEGSRGATAGLRERRARGRRRQRVRRLVLLVSFLLFPITIFYFSPVLVIEGALSGAVVGSTIAFGLQFLLAIVLRRAWCGWLCPAGGLQEFEADAVGKPAKLGWRVRIKYAIWVPWMCSIAACAWMAGGFALVDPLAGIPGGVSMNNPLGLPIYFGIVALFFVPNLVLGRRAMCHCICWMAPFMVLGEKLGSALRVPQLHVSAEADRCVGCGKCDCACPMSLPVEQLAQGGAIVDAECIQCAACADACPKDVLKLRMGGVR, encoded by the coding sequence ATGTTTCACGTGAAACATGCGGCGGCGGCATGCGACGCCGCCGAGGGTTCCCGCGGGGCGACGGCCGGGCTGCGCGAGCGGCGGGCGCGCGGGCGGAGGCGCCAGAGGGTGCGGCGGCTGGTGTTGCTCGTGTCGTTCCTGCTGTTCCCGATCACCATCTTCTACTTCTCGCCCGTGCTGGTCATCGAGGGTGCGCTGTCGGGCGCGGTGGTGGGCAGCACGATCGCGTTCGGCCTGCAGTTCTTGCTGGCGATCGTGCTGCGCCGCGCGTGGTGCGGGTGGCTGTGCCCGGCGGGCGGCCTGCAGGAGTTCGAGGCCGACGCGGTGGGCAAGCCCGCGAAACTGGGCTGGAGGGTGCGCATCAAGTACGCCATCTGGGTGCCGTGGATGTGCTCCATCGCCGCGTGCGCGTGGATGGCGGGCGGCTTCGCGCTGGTGGACCCGTTGGCCGGCATCCCGGGCGGCGTGTCGATGAACAACCCGCTGGGGCTGCCCATCTACTTCGGCATCGTGGCGCTGTTCTTCGTTCCCAACCTGGTTCTGGGTCGGCGCGCCATGTGCCACTGTATCTGCTGGATGGCGCCGTTCATGGTGCTGGGCGAGAAGCTGGGCAGCGCGCTGCGCGTCCCGCAGCTGCACGTGAGCGCCGAGGCCGACCGTTGCGTCGGCTGCGGGAAGTGCGACTGCGCCTGCCCGATGAGCCTGCCGGTGGAGCAGCTGGCGCAGGGCGGCGCGATCGTCGACGCCGAGTGCATCCAGTGCGCCGCCTGCGCCGACGCGTGCCCCAAAGACGTGTTGAAGCTGCGCATGGGAGGCGTGCGATGA
- a CDS encoding TetR/AcrR family transcriptional regulator yields MPEQRVSREQVLDAALAIVREQGEAALSARSVAQRAGCSVQPIYSLFGDMQELVRQLYDHARAWVGAYNREHRHDGDNAFESNGLSHLRLARTERALFHFLYLSPHMEATGFNEVYESVAIDGVQQCIEELGHLSPEAARELYLNMIVFVHGMAAMLATGAQFSDEELHARMDRAFEGFVAMVRS; encoded by the coding sequence ATGCCGGAACAGCGGGTGAGCAGGGAGCAGGTGCTTGATGCGGCGCTTGCCATCGTGCGCGAACAGGGGGAAGCGGCGCTGAGCGCGCGGTCGGTGGCGCAGCGGGCGGGATGCTCGGTGCAGCCGATCTACAGCCTGTTCGGCGACATGCAGGAGCTTGTGCGGCAGCTGTACGACCACGCCCGCGCATGGGTGGGCGCCTACAACCGCGAGCACCGGCACGATGGGGACAACGCGTTCGAGTCCAACGGCCTGTCGCACCTGCGGCTCGCGCGCACGGAGCGCGCGCTGTTCCACTTCCTGTACCTGTCGCCCCACATGGAGGCGACGGGCTTCAACGAGGTGTACGAGAGCGTCGCCATCGACGGCGTGCAGCAATGCATCGAGGAGCTGGGGCACCTGTCGCCTGAGGCGGCGCGCGAGCTGTACCTCAACATGATCGTCTTCGTGCACGGCATGGCCGCGATGCTGGCCACGGGCGCGCAGTTCTCCGACGAGGAGCTGCACGCGCGCATGGACCGCGCGTTCGAGGGCTTCGTCGCGATGGTGCGCTCGTGA